The Desulfuromonas acetexigens genome has a segment encoding these proteins:
- a CDS encoding HlyC/CorC family transporter, whose amino-acid sequence MEENSLRLCLLGVLFLLSGFFSGSETALMSLDRLRIKYLVEKKRRGARHLEVLLEQPDRLLSAILIGNNLVNIALSVLATGLFVHYYGERGELYTILFITPFLLLFSEISPKSYAAQNPERVSFLVLRPILFVIWLLTPVIWVITVLTRLLSRLFPGEAATRPIISEDEIRSLINVGEQTGVVASAQRRMLHGVFELSQTRVRDVMIPRTEVVGIDIGSSLEQAMTLIRESRHSRFPVYQGGMDSVVGIIHSKDVLLVMQHAGDFALERIMRPPYFVPDSKRIETLLQSFRRRHAHLAVVVDEYGGVEGIVTLEDIVEEIVGEIQDEYDDDDVLLRELEPGRYLIDGSTSLRAINRRFGLDFSEEHVNTLAGFMLRQLGTIPQEGDRCQANGAELTVRKVVDRRVEEIEMRLPPLVSPD is encoded by the coding sequence GTGGAAGAAAACTCGTTAAGGTTGTGTTTGCTGGGGGTGCTGTTTCTGCTGTCGGGTTTTTTTTCCGGCTCGGAGACCGCCCTGATGTCCCTTGACCGTCTGCGGATCAAATACCTGGTGGAAAAAAAGCGGCGCGGCGCCCGCCATCTCGAAGTCCTGCTCGAACAACCCGATCGGTTGCTGAGCGCCATTCTCATCGGTAACAATCTCGTCAATATCGCCCTCTCGGTCTTAGCTACCGGACTCTTCGTGCACTATTACGGCGAGCGCGGCGAACTTTACACGATTCTCTTCATCACCCCCTTTCTGCTCCTTTTTTCCGAAATCAGCCCCAAATCCTACGCCGCCCAGAATCCGGAACGGGTTTCCTTCTTGGTGTTGCGCCCGATCCTGTTCGTTATCTGGCTGTTGACGCCGGTGATCTGGGTGATTACCGTCCTGACCCGCCTCCTCTCCCGCCTCTTTCCCGGGGAGGCGGCGACCCGGCCGATCATTTCCGAAGATGAAATTCGTTCTCTGATCAATGTTGGTGAACAGACCGGAGTGGTCGCCAGCGCCCAGCGGCGGATGCTGCACGGAGTTTTCGAGCTCTCCCAGACGCGGGTGCGGGACGTCATGATTCCCCGCACTGAGGTGGTCGGCATCGATATCGGCTCGTCCCTGGAGCAGGCGATGACCCTCATCCGGGAGTCGCGGCACTCGCGCTTCCCCGTCTATCAGGGGGGGATGGACAGTGTCGTCGGCATCATTCATTCCAAGGATGTTCTGCTGGTCATGCAGCATGCGGGGGATTTCGCCCTCGAACGAATCATGCGCCCCCCGTATTTCGTGCCCGACTCGAAACGGATCGAAACCCTGCTCCAGTCTTTCCGCCGTCGACATGCCCATTTGGCGGTGGTCGTCGATGAGTATGGCGGAGTCGAAGGGATCGTCACCTTGGAGGATATCGTCGAGGAGATCGTCGGTGAAATTCAGGACGAGTACGATGATGACGACGTCCTGCTGCGAGAATTGGAGCCAGGCCGCTACCTGATCGACGGCAGCACGTCGTTGCGGGCGATCAATCGTCGCTTCGGTCTCGACTTTTCCGAGGAACATGTCAATACCCTGGCCGGATTCATGCTGCGTCAACTCGGCACCATTCCCCAAGAGGGGGATCGCTGTCAGGCGAATGGCGCGGAGCTGACGGTGCGCAAGGTCGTCGACCGGCGGGTTGAAGAAATCGAAATGCGCCTTCCCCCTCTGGTCTCCCCCGACTGA
- the mraZ gene encoding division/cell wall cluster transcriptional repressor MraZ produces MLGQKGPPMIFQGEFNNSIDPKGRASIPAKFREVLADAYGDEVLVVTKNVEGGLSAYPLSSWGKIVERVQQSPPGPEKNAVIRLIVAPATECAFDKQGRVLIPPALRSHAGLEKEIVVVGMFDKIDLYSQIKYAEVTRHSEALLQDSPDFVSGVGL; encoded by the coding sequence ATGTTAGGCCAAAAGGGGCCGCCGATGATCTTCCAAGGTGAATTCAACAACTCTATCGACCCCAAGGGGCGCGCCAGTATTCCCGCCAAATTTCGGGAAGTGCTGGCTGATGCCTATGGGGATGAGGTGTTGGTGGTGACCAAGAATGTCGAAGGCGGGCTGTCGGCCTATCCCCTTTCCAGTTGGGGCAAGATCGTCGAACGGGTTCAGCAGAGTCCGCCCGGCCCCGAGAAGAATGCGGTCATCCGCCTGATCGTCGCACCGGCGACGGAGTGCGCCTTCGATAAACAGGGGCGGGTGTTGATCCCCCCCGCGCTGCGTTCCCACGCCGGTCTGGAAAAAGAAATTGTGGTGGTGGGGATGTTCGACAAGATCGATCTCTACAGCCAGATCAAGTACGCCGAAGTGACCCGTCATTCCGAGGCGTTGCTGCAGGATAGCCCCGACTTCGTTTCCGGTGTGGGGCTGTAG
- a CDS encoding UDP-N-acetylmuramoyl-L-alanyl-D-glutamate--2,6-diaminopimelate ligase, with translation MKLATLIEALPDAHLTGDPGQKVTGLYYDSRQVEADGAFFALRGATVDGHEFIDTALARGARTIFLEQMRELPPGVSAVRVDNARRAMALVAERFFGGPTVDIPVVGVTGTNGKTTITYLLESMLKAAGRQPAVLGTINYRFGEQQLPSLHTTPESVDLARILAGFRAAGADALVMEVSSHALDQYRVEGVHFDVGIFTNLTPEHLDYHGTMEAYFASKSRFFSDLLDNGRGGAVNLDDPYGQQLAQRFPSVITCGRHPEAAVRPLEARLSLDGIEAKLATPIGELSVRSHLVGEFNLQNLLCAVAGGIALDLPAEAIVRGLAEAPAVPGRLERIENRRGALILVDYAHTGDALEKVLETLNGLGPARVITVFGCGGDRDPRKRPIMGEVGARLSDLAIITSDNPRTEDPLAIIDAVRAGALRVHSREWTHEEARALAGRGFVTIPDRAAAIAFAVGLLGERDLLLVAGKGHEDYQVLGTRRIHFDDREQLRNALDRAERGAA, from the coding sequence ATGAAGCTCGCAACGCTGATCGAGGCCCTGCCGGATGCGCACCTGACCGGCGATCCTGGCCAGAAAGTCACTGGGCTCTATTACGACTCGCGGCAAGTCGAGGCGGATGGAGCCTTTTTCGCGCTGCGGGGAGCCACTGTCGACGGCCATGAGTTCATTGACACGGCTCTGGCTCGGGGTGCGCGGACGATTTTTCTGGAGCAAATGCGCGAACTGCCGCCGGGCGTGAGTGCGGTGCGGGTCGACAATGCCCGCCGGGCGATGGCCCTTGTCGCCGAGCGCTTTTTCGGCGGACCGACCGTCGATATTCCCGTCGTCGGCGTGACCGGAACGAACGGCAAAACGACCATCACCTATCTGCTCGAGTCCATGTTGAAAGCCGCCGGACGCCAGCCGGCGGTGCTGGGAACGATCAACTACCGTTTCGGCGAGCAGCAGTTGCCCTCTTTACATACCACGCCCGAATCGGTCGATCTCGCCCGGATCCTGGCTGGCTTCCGCGCGGCGGGGGCTGATGCCTTGGTTATGGAGGTTTCCTCCCACGCCCTCGATCAGTACCGGGTGGAGGGGGTGCACTTCGACGTGGGGATCTTCACCAACCTCACTCCGGAACATCTCGACTATCACGGCACCATGGAAGCCTACTTCGCGAGCAAATCCCGATTTTTCAGCGATTTGCTCGACAACGGCCGAGGGGGCGCGGTCAATCTGGACGATCCCTACGGACAACAACTGGCCCAGCGTTTCCCCTCCGTCATCACCTGCGGCCGCCATCCCGAGGCGGCGGTGCGGCCGCTGGAAGCGCGTCTCTCCCTCGACGGCATCGAAGCGAAGCTGGCGACGCCCATCGGTGAACTGTCGGTCCGCTCCCATCTGGTCGGCGAATTCAATCTGCAGAATCTGCTCTGCGCTGTAGCGGGAGGAATCGCCCTGGATCTGCCGGCAGAGGCCATCGTTCGCGGCCTGGCCGAAGCTCCGGCGGTGCCTGGACGCTTGGAGCGCATCGAGAATCGCCGCGGTGCCCTGATTCTTGTCGATTACGCCCATACCGGTGATGCCCTGGAGAAGGTACTGGAAACTCTCAACGGCTTGGGCCCGGCCCGGGTCATCACTGTCTTCGGTTGCGGCGGCGACCGCGATCCGCGCAAACGCCCGATTATGGGGGAAGTGGGAGCGCGGCTTTCCGACCTGGCGATCATTACCTCGGACAACCCCCGGACCGAAGATCCCCTGGCGATTATCGACGCCGTTCGCGCCGGGGCGCTGCGTGTCCATTCCCGGGAATGGACACACGAGGAGGCGCGGGCTCTTGCGGGACGAGGATTTGTGACAATTCCCGACCGCGCCGCGGCCATCGCTTTCGCGGTGGGATTGCTCGGCGAGCGGGATTTGTTGCTCGTTGCCGGCAAAGGGCATGAGGATTACCAGGTTCTCGGCACCCGCCGCATCCATTTCGATGATCGCGAACAACTGCGGAACGCTTTGGATCGGGCAGAAAGGGGTGCGGCATGA
- the mraY gene encoding phospho-N-acetylmuramoyl-pentapeptide-transferase has product MLYHLLYPLHTEFSVLYIFRYITFRTIYATITALVIAFILGPWLIDKLQRLQIGQSIRKVGPESHFKKEGTPTMGGTLILLAIVLPTLLWADLTNIYVWVTLLVTVGFGVVGFIDDYRKVKYKNSDGLSARKKMFWLMFISLLAALALYYYPPFQTTLAFPFFKGVRPELGIFYIPFALLVVVGSGNAVNLTDGLDGLAIGPMIIASGTYLLFAYMAGNARLAEYLQISSVQGAGELAVLCGAMVGAGLGFLWFNTYPAQVFMGDVGSLSLGGALGIIAVITKQEIVLVIVGGIFVVEALSVIFQVTSFRLYGKRIFRMAPIHHHFELKGWPEPKIIVRFWIISIILALVALSTLKLR; this is encoded by the coding sequence ATGCTGTATCATCTGCTATATCCGCTACATACGGAATTTTCGGTACTGTACATCTTCCGTTACATTACCTTCCGGACGATCTATGCCACCATCACCGCGCTGGTGATCGCCTTCATCCTTGGCCCCTGGCTGATCGACAAGCTGCAACGCCTGCAGATTGGCCAAAGCATCCGTAAGGTCGGGCCCGAGTCCCATTTCAAAAAAGAGGGGACGCCGACCATGGGCGGTACCCTGATTCTGCTGGCCATCGTCCTGCCGACCCTGCTTTGGGCCGATCTGACCAACATCTATGTCTGGGTGACGCTGCTGGTCACGGTCGGTTTTGGCGTTGTCGGCTTTATCGACGACTACCGCAAGGTCAAATACAAGAACAGCGATGGGCTTTCGGCCCGCAAGAAAATGTTCTGGTTGATGTTTATTTCGTTGCTGGCGGCCCTGGCTCTCTACTATTATCCGCCCTTTCAAACGACCCTGGCTTTCCCTTTCTTCAAGGGCGTTCGTCCCGAACTTGGCATTTTCTACATCCCCTTTGCTCTGCTCGTCGTGGTCGGGTCGGGAAATGCGGTGAACCTCACCGATGGACTCGATGGTCTCGCCATTGGCCCGATGATTATCGCCTCGGGCACCTATCTGCTCTTCGCCTATATGGCCGGTAACGCCCGGCTCGCGGAATACCTGCAGATCAGCAGCGTGCAGGGGGCCGGTGAACTCGCCGTGCTCTGTGGAGCGATGGTCGGAGCGGGGCTCGGTTTTCTCTGGTTCAACACCTATCCGGCCCAAGTCTTCATGGGGGATGTGGGCAGCCTTTCCCTTGGTGGGGCGCTGGGGATCATCGCGGTCATCACCAAGCAGGAGATCGTGCTGGTGATCGTCGGCGGTATTTTTGTGGTCGAGGCACTGTCGGTGATTTTTCAGGTGACCTCCTTTCGCCTCTACGGCAAGCGGATCTTTCGTATGGCCCCGATCCATCACCATTTCGAACTCAAGGGCTGGCCGGAACCGAAAATCATCGTGCGTTTCTGGATTATCAGCATCATTCTCGCCCTGGTCGCCCTTTCGACCCTGAAGCTGAGGTAA
- the murD gene encoding UDP-N-acetylmuramoyl-L-alanine--D-glutamate ligase, with product MRRDYRGKNVIVVGAGRTGLALCAYFAQRGAATTLSDRRRGEEIEGLELLAGLPVALDLGGHNEALFCAADLVVVSPGVPLSVPAVAAARVAGVPVLGEIEIAFDEFTAPLAAITGTNGKSTTTTVMGEIFRAWGKRTFVGGNLGTPLIEAVDEGNWDWGVAELSSFQLEAIASFRPRYALLLNLTEDHLDRYPDMASYVAAKLRIFENMGADDVAILNAEDPLVVDAVRDIRPRKEWFSSARVLDEGMGFDGSHIVWRRAGVETRFPVSELRLKGLHNVENVMAALLPPLLEGCPAAVAWGAARAFAGLPHRMVEVRVLNGVPWYNDSKGTNVGSVLKSLSGLSAPVTLIAGGKDKGGDYGVLADLIRTKVAHLILIGQASARIDQALGSLTHTLRAASLEEAVGLAQDLTPAGGAVLFSPGCSSFDMFKNYEERGDRFACAVLDLAD from the coding sequence ATGCGCCGCGATTACCGGGGAAAAAATGTAATTGTCGTGGGCGCCGGCCGTACTGGGCTGGCTCTATGCGCTTATTTTGCCCAGCGGGGTGCGGCGACGACCCTCTCCGACCGGCGGCGCGGCGAAGAGATCGAAGGACTCGAACTCCTGGCCGGGCTGCCGGTCGCTCTCGATCTGGGTGGACATAACGAAGCCCTTTTTTGTGCCGCCGATCTGGTGGTGGTCAGCCCTGGTGTGCCGTTGAGCGTCCCGGCGGTGGCGGCGGCGCGCGTCGCCGGCGTGCCGGTGCTGGGGGAAATCGAGATCGCCTTTGACGAATTTACCGCGCCCCTGGCGGCGATCACCGGCACCAACGGCAAGTCGACCACGACCACGGTCATGGGCGAGATCTTCCGGGCTTGGGGCAAGCGCACTTTTGTTGGTGGCAACCTCGGCACCCCGCTGATCGAAGCGGTGGATGAAGGCAACTGGGACTGGGGGGTGGCGGAACTTTCCTCCTTCCAGTTGGAGGCGATCGCTTCTTTCCGTCCTCGCTACGCCCTGCTCCTCAATTTGACCGAGGACCACCTTGATCGCTATCCCGACATGGCGAGCTATGTGGCGGCCAAGCTGCGTATTTTTGAAAACATGGGCGCTGACGATGTGGCGATTCTCAATGCCGAGGATCCTTTGGTGGTGGACGCCGTCCGCGACATCCGTCCACGCAAAGAGTGGTTTTCCTCGGCGCGGGTACTCGACGAGGGGATGGGTTTTGACGGCAGCCACATCGTCTGGCGGCGCGCCGGCGTGGAAACCCGCTTCCCCGTTTCCGAACTGCGCCTGAAGGGACTGCACAACGTGGAAAACGTCATGGCCGCGCTGCTGCCGCCGTTGCTTGAAGGCTGCCCCGCCGCCGTTGCCTGGGGCGCCGCGCGGGCCTTTGCCGGTCTGCCCCATCGTATGGTGGAGGTGCGAGTTCTCAACGGAGTCCCCTGGTACAACGATTCCAAGGGAACCAATGTCGGCAGTGTGCTGAAAAGCCTTTCCGGTCTTTCCGCGCCGGTAACCTTGATCGCCGGCGGCAAGGACAAAGGGGGGGATTACGGGGTGCTGGCCGATCTGATTCGCACGAAGGTCGCCCATCTTATTCTCATCGGTCAGGCGAGCGCGCGCATCGACCAGGCCCTCGGCAGTCTGACCCATACCCTGCGCGCCGCCTCCCTCGAAGAGGCGGTCGGTCTTGCACAGGATCTGACGCCGGCGGGGGGGGCGGTTCTTTTCTCACCGGGATGTTCCAGTTTCGATATGTTCAAAAACTATGAGGAGCGCGGCGACCGTTTCGCCTGCGCCGTCCTCGATCTGGCGGACTAG
- a CDS encoding penicillin-binding protein, with protein MDKLEKWVRIRIRLVGFCFLIAFSFIVVRAFQLQVLGQEEWRKRADRQHQKSVPLTPKRGTIYDQGGEELALSIEVDSIYLEPTKIAEPEKVVEVLTKTLSLPKSSLREKVRSKKSFLWVKRQISQAEGEKIRAAKLSGVGFTKEHRRFYPNSELGAHVLGFTGIDPKGLEGLELKYDGVVQGEGGYLVVERDALGRGLGSGSLVVEGSQRGANLYLTLDKHVQYIAEKELAEGVAKAGAKGGSAVVVDPRTGRILAMANYPLYNPNAIKKYRPSHWRNRAVCDTYEPGSTLKVFLMAAALNEKLVTPNKIIDCEQGSYRVGGKTIHDHHPYGRITASEVIKVSSNIGSAKIGKALERERLFRYLTDFGFGRSTGIDLPGEASGLLRPPHAWFEVDLAAIAFGQGMTATPLQLARATAAIANDGKLIDMPIVERIVNDRGDVIEERKPEMVRQVVSAEVARQVREMMALVVGQGGTGTLASVPGFRVAGKTGTAQKVDPVTGGYSVDKRVASFIGMVPAEKPQLVVVVEIDEPSKQVYGGLVAAPVFSEIATKTLRQLKISPTEASPAMPLPLPPAEEALAQPVQAMLENLVEGELQMPDFAGMSYRQVLQTMADKGLNIKLRGSGRVIEQSPPPGGAIRYSKEIWVRLAPPT; from the coding sequence ATGGACAAACTGGAGAAGTGGGTTCGCATCCGTATCCGCCTGGTCGGCTTCTGTTTCCTGATCGCTTTCAGCTTTATCGTGGTCCGGGCCTTTCAACTCCAGGTTCTGGGGCAGGAGGAATGGCGCAAGCGGGCTGACCGTCAGCATCAGAAATCCGTGCCCCTGACCCCCAAGCGGGGAACGATCTACGATCAGGGGGGGGAAGAACTGGCTCTGAGCATCGAGGTTGATTCCATCTATCTGGAACCGACAAAAATTGCCGAGCCGGAAAAGGTGGTTGAGGTGCTAACCAAAACCCTGTCTCTGCCCAAATCGAGTCTGCGCGAGAAAGTCCGCTCGAAGAAGAGTTTTCTCTGGGTGAAACGGCAAATTTCCCAGGCCGAAGGGGAGAAAATCCGGGCCGCCAAGTTGTCTGGGGTCGGCTTCACCAAGGAACACCGGCGGTTTTACCCTAACTCCGAACTTGGCGCGCATGTGCTGGGCTTTACCGGCATCGACCCCAAGGGGCTGGAAGGGCTGGAACTGAAATACGATGGTGTCGTGCAGGGCGAAGGAGGCTATCTGGTGGTCGAGCGCGACGCCCTTGGGCGTGGCCTCGGCAGCGGAAGTCTGGTGGTGGAAGGATCCCAGCGCGGAGCGAATCTCTATCTGACCCTGGACAAGCATGTGCAGTACATCGCCGAGAAAGAGCTGGCCGAGGGCGTGGCCAAAGCCGGGGCCAAGGGGGGGAGCGCGGTGGTCGTGGATCCGCGAACGGGCAGGATCCTCGCCATGGCCAACTATCCCCTGTACAACCCCAATGCCATCAAAAAGTACCGCCCCAGCCACTGGCGCAACCGGGCGGTCTGCGATACCTACGAGCCGGGCTCGACCCTCAAGGTCTTTCTCATGGCGGCGGCGCTCAACGAGAAGTTGGTGACCCCCAACAAGATCATTGATTGCGAACAGGGCTCCTACCGGGTGGGGGGTAAGACGATTCACGACCATCATCCCTACGGTCGGATCACCGCTTCGGAGGTAATCAAGGTCAGTTCCAATATCGGTTCGGCAAAAATCGGCAAGGCTCTGGAGCGTGAGCGACTTTTCCGCTATCTGACTGATTTCGGTTTCGGCCGCTCGACTGGAATCGATCTGCCGGGGGAAGCCTCGGGCCTGCTACGGCCACCCCATGCCTGGTTTGAGGTCGACCTCGCGGCCATCGCTTTCGGCCAGGGGATGACCGCCACCCCTCTGCAGTTGGCCCGGGCAACCGCTGCCATCGCGAACGACGGAAAGCTGATCGATATGCCGATCGTGGAACGGATCGTCAACGATCGCGGGGATGTCATCGAAGAACGGAAGCCGGAAATGGTACGGCAGGTAGTCTCCGCCGAGGTCGCTCGCCAGGTGCGGGAAATGATGGCGCTGGTCGTCGGCCAGGGGGGAACCGGCACTCTGGCGTCGGTCCCGGGGTTTCGGGTGGCGGGCAAGACCGGGACGGCACAGAAGGTCGATCCGGTGACCGGCGGCTATTCGGTGGATAAACGGGTGGCCTCCTTCATCGGCATGGTTCCGGCCGAGAAACCGCAACTGGTGGTGGTGGTGGAAATCGACGAGCCTTCGAAGCAGGTCTACGGCGGACTGGTGGCCGCACCGGTCTTTTCCGAAATCGCTACTAAAACCTTGCGGCAATTGAAAATTTCGCCGACCGAGGCCTCTCCTGCCATGCCTCTGCCGCTTCCTCCCGCCGAGGAGGCTCTCGCCCAGCCGGTACAGGCAATGCTTGAAAACCTTGTTGAGGGCGAGTTGCAGATGCCTGATTTTGCTGGCATGAGTTATCGACAGGTTCTGCAGACCATGGCGGATAAAGGATTGAATATCAAGTTGCGCGGATCCGGGCGGGTCATCGAGCAGTCTCCCCCGCCAGGAGGAGCAATCCGTTATTCCAAGGAGATATGGGTCCGGCTGGCGCCGCCGACTTGA
- a CDS encoding UDP-N-acetylmuramoyl-tripeptide--D-alanyl-D-alanine ligase — translation MNLDVKTIASITGGRLTPAGADVRITGISTDSRTLKPGELFIPLRGPNFDGHDFLLRALRNGAAACLSEEVVGAFPVPLIKVEDTLKSLGDLAAARRREFSGPVIGLTGSTGKTSTKEMIARILGLTGPGLKTEGNFNNLIGLPLTLLRLTVEHRWVVLEMGMSARGEIARLTEIAEPFVGIVTNVGPAHLETLHNIEGVARAKGELFAGMKAGGIAILNADDERVARLPVANGVRRVFFGLDPSAEVRAEQVTTTRDGIRFELCLGEKRYPVRMEVAGRHNVQNALAAAAAANALEVPGELIAQGLEDFRSSPGRMELVEIENDILILEDSYNANPLSVRAALATLDELGGEGRRVAVLGDMLELGKNTGELHREVGELAGHRVDLLVLLGEQAGEVARGARQSGLTEEFIVVVASHEEAIGVLRERLQSGDRVLIKGSRGMKMEKISSALRNKVGAEGQG, via the coding sequence ATGAATCTCGACGTCAAGACCATTGCCAGCATCACCGGCGGACGCCTGACCCCGGCCGGGGCGGATGTAAGGATCACCGGGATTTCCACCGACAGCCGCACCCTCAAGCCCGGGGAACTCTTTATTCCCCTGCGCGGCCCCAACTTCGATGGCCATGATTTTCTGCTGCGCGCCCTGCGCAACGGTGCGGCGGCCTGTCTCAGCGAGGAAGTGGTCGGCGCCTTCCCCGTCCCCCTGATCAAGGTGGAAGATACCCTCAAGTCTTTGGGCGATCTCGCCGCGGCTCGGCGTCGGGAATTTTCCGGACCAGTCATCGGACTCACCGGTTCGACCGGTAAAACCTCGACCAAAGAGATGATCGCGCGGATCCTCGGCCTGACCGGACCGGGGCTCAAGACCGAAGGCAACTTCAACAATCTGATCGGGTTGCCCCTGACTCTGTTGCGCCTCACCGTCGAACATCGCTGGGTGGTGCTGGAGATGGGGATGAGCGCGCGCGGTGAAATCGCCCGGCTCACGGAAATCGCCGAGCCTTTCGTCGGTATCGTCACCAACGTCGGGCCCGCGCATCTGGAAACCCTGCATAACATCGAAGGGGTTGCCCGGGCCAAGGGCGAGCTGTTCGCCGGAATGAAAGCGGGGGGCATCGCCATCCTCAATGCCGACGACGAACGCGTTGCCCGACTTCCGGTAGCCAACGGTGTGCGTCGGGTCTTCTTCGGGCTCGACCCCAGTGCGGAAGTGCGGGCGGAGCAGGTGACCACCACTCGCGACGGCATCCGCTTTGAACTCTGCCTGGGGGAGAAGCGCTACCCGGTGCGGATGGAAGTGGCCGGACGGCACAACGTTCAGAACGCCCTGGCCGCCGCCGCCGCCGCTAATGCCTTGGAGGTGCCCGGGGAGCTGATCGCCCAGGGGCTGGAGGATTTCCGGTCTTCGCCGGGGCGGATGGAACTGGTGGAAATCGAGAACGACATTCTGATTCTCGAAGATAGCTATAATGCCAACCCCCTGTCGGTGCGGGCGGCTCTGGCTACCCTCGATGAGCTGGGGGGGGAAGGAAGACGCGTGGCGGTGCTCGGTGACATGCTCGAACTGGGCAAGAATACCGGCGAACTCCATCGCGAGGTGGGTGAACTCGCCGGCCATCGGGTCGACCTGCTGGTGCTGCTCGGCGAGCAGGCCGGTGAAGTGGCGCGCGGCGCTCGCCAGTCAGGGCTGACCGAGGAATTTATCGTCGTGGTTGCTTCCCACGAGGAGGCCATTGGCGTCCTGCGTGAACGTTTGCAAAGCGGCGACCGGGTGCTGATCAAAGGTTCGCGTGGCATGAAAATGGAAAAAATCAGTAGCGCCCTTCGCAACAAGGTCGGCGCCGAGGGCCAGGGCTAG
- the rsmH gene encoding 16S rRNA (cytosine(1402)-N(4))-methyltransferase RsmH has product MGEVLFEHRSVLAAEVLHWLAPRPGGIYLDGTLGGGGHARLILEASSPDGRLIGLDRDPAALRKAGAVLAPFGERALLHHANFSEASEVLAELGIAGLDGMLLDLGVSSHQLDSLERGFSFRGDAPLDMRMDPTCGPSAADVLERADDDELARIFREFGEERWAGRIARRIVRVRQERPLRTTLELAELIRDTVPGGHVPGRIHPATRVFQALRIHVNQELEHVAHGVAAGIGLLKPGGRLVVISFHSLEDRIVKRLFQGEARTCICPPALPVCSCDVHPRIEVLTRKAVRASAEEVEENPRARSAVLRAVRRLPMD; this is encoded by the coding sequence GTGGGGGAGGTTCTTTTCGAGCACCGCTCGGTGCTGGCCGCCGAAGTCCTTCACTGGCTGGCGCCGCGACCGGGCGGCATTTACCTCGACGGAACCCTGGGTGGGGGCGGTCATGCCCGTCTGATCCTTGAAGCTTCGTCCCCCGATGGTCGTCTGATCGGTCTGGATCGCGATCCCGCCGCCCTGCGCAAGGCTGGAGCGGTCCTCGCCCCCTTCGGGGAACGCGCCCTGTTGCACCACGCCAACTTTTCCGAGGCGTCTGAGGTCCTGGCCGAATTGGGGATCGCCGGTCTGGACGGCATGCTCCTCGATCTCGGCGTCTCTTCCCATCAGCTGGATAGCCTCGAGCGCGGCTTCTCCTTTCGCGGCGACGCGCCCCTGGATATGCGCATGGACCCGACTTGCGGTCCTTCCGCCGCCGATGTTCTGGAGCGGGCGGACGACGACGAGCTGGCACGGATCTTCCGGGAGTTCGGCGAGGAACGTTGGGCCGGGCGCATTGCCCGCCGCATCGTTCGGGTTCGTCAGGAACGACCGCTGCGCACCACGCTGGAGTTGGCCGAACTGATCAGGGATACGGTTCCCGGCGGCCATGTGCCGGGGCGCATCCACCCGGCGACCCGGGTTTTTCAGGCGCTGCGCATCCATGTCAATCAGGAACTGGAGCATGTGGCCCATGGCGTCGCTGCCGGCATCGGCCTGCTCAAGCCGGGGGGGCGGTTGGTGGTAATCAGCTTCCACTCCTTGGAAGACCGGATCGTCAAACGTCTTTTCCAGGGCGAAGCCCGAACCTGTATCTGTCCTCCGGCCCTGCCGGTCTGTTCCTGCGATGTGCACCCCCGGATTGAAGTGCTGACCCGCAAGGCGGTGCGGGCCTCGGCGGAGGAGGTGGAGGAAAACCCGCGGGCGCGCAGTGCGGTATTGCGGGCGGTACGACGCCTGCCCATGGATTGA
- the ftsL gene encoding cell division protein FtsL, producing MSEATVRSLPKINGFHLARPALLPLFIYLALLLAVSLFFVWSRITVVNLEYDISRLGVELREVEQEHKRLRLESAHLRSPVRIERVAINELGLRMPSLEQVILVD from the coding sequence GTGTCCGAAGCCACGGTAAGGTCGCTTCCCAAAATCAATGGATTTCACCTGGCGCGACCCGCATTGCTGCCGCTTTTTATCTATCTGGCGCTGCTGCTCGCGGTCTCTCTCTTCTTCGTCTGGTCGCGCATCACCGTCGTCAATCTCGAATATGATATCTCCCGTCTCGGTGTCGAGTTGCGTGAGGTCGAGCAGGAGCATAAACGCTTGCGTCTCGAATCGGCCCACCTGCGGAGTCCGGTGCGGATCGAGAGAGTCGCCATTAACGAACTCGGGCTGCGGATGCCGAGCCTTGAACAGGTCATCCTTGTCGACTGA